A segment of the Panthera uncia isolate 11264 chromosome F1, Puncia_PCG_1.0, whole genome shotgun sequence genome:
gagtggatgggtggatggacgggTGGCTtagtggatggacggatggatgggtgggtaggtagatgggtggatggatggggtGGTGAGTgcatggacagatggatgggcGGGTAGGTAGATAGGTGGGCGGATGGACAAATGGGTGGGGTGGGTAGGTAGATGGgtggacagatgggtgggtgggtggatgggtggacggacaggtgggtggatgggtagatggatggacatacaggtggatggacagatggagggGAACATAGGGCCTTATTCCCCGAAAGCCTAAACATTCTCTTGGGCTCCAACCCTTTAGATTCAAGGTGCTGGCATCCAACTTGGGGTAAAGAGTATCAGTCACAACATCTTTCCTCTGTCCTTTCTAACCCTGTCAGGGTCCTCGAAAACTGTGGAAGGTTGTACATCAGCCAGCACCACCTTTGGATTTGAGGGCTGGTCTCCAAGGGCCCCACTGGCATGtgtttttgataacagccatcaAGATACGACTGTCTTTAGTCTGCATTTATGTTGTCTAACTTTGTAATCTCTggtcaggcacacacacacaaaccctgcTGTTACTTGAAAAGGTTATTGAAGGTTATTTTTTGCCTAGTTTTAGCTGGCAactctatttcctttctctctggcatGTGGTCATTTCAACAACTACACGTCTGTTCCTCTCAGCTGACGGCGCTCTTCATAATGGATGCATTTTCCTCCATCTGAAACTCAGACGTCGGGGCTACGTTACCTTTCTCCTGAGTCACCAGGCCGACTCCAGGGGCTGGTGTGATACTTCTCTGTGGGGCAAAGCTGGTTATCTGCCATGAAAACCAGAGAGACGTGATCCCAGGGCTTCCCCTGTGTTAGCATATGTGAACGTTTTTACCTACAAAGAATTAAATACTAATCATACCGGTTTATAAAATGTCAGATAATTATGGCTCTCTGGAAATGAGCTTAAAAATTAAGCCTTTGTTAAAATAACCAGTTTAGTATGCCTGAATCATAACCCTTTGGGCTCATTTTTCTTCACCTTCAATAGagtagtctttaaaattttttaattatggaaaatttcaaatgtatacaGAAGCAGACAATGAATCCCCATGGTGGGTCACCTGGCTCTGATGCTTGGGATACACGTGCAGTGTTTCCTCTACACCCGCCTGCCAGGACTGGTCCCGCTCAGGGGTCTCGACAGCCAGGGGCGTGGGAAGCCGGTTCTTGGATGAGTCTAAGTACCAAAGACGCGATCTGTCCCCACGTTCCCTTTGCAAAGATACTTCAGCATATGATTGATTAAGCGTAAAGGTGGAGTCGTTTAATCCCAGTAGAAGAAACAGTCACACCCTCCTTGAACTTTGGAGTTTCCTCCCTGGAACAGCCTTTGATAAACCCAGATGAGTGGGCCACCTTCTGAAGAGAAGTCTCTGGCAGGCCCAAGAGAAGGGGGATATTTCCTAAACTGGCTCTCGGGAGGGGGCCACTCATGTAATTTGCAGGTTTGGGCGGTGGTGGGACAGTGTTCTAAATGAGGCGCTGTCCACACTAAATCCAGAACTGTCGTGCTTTCCCCAAACCCCAAAAGGAGTTTTATCCAACTTGAATAAGCCTTTAAGGATGTGGAAGAAATCAACTCCTGCTTATTTGTCTCATTAACTGtacacatagatttttaaaaaatcggaAATGTGGGATATTTTAACTGAGGACCATTGCTCCTGACGTCACCAGGGTCACTTCCGGGCTCGCTGACGGTTTTCTGGGGAATACCGTCTTGGCTTCCAGCCAAGCTGGCTGAGATGTAGCTCCCTGTCACCAGAGGTTTCATGCCGACGACCAGAAGTTTTAGGCAGAGCCGCCAATTTGTCCCTCTGTCAATTGGACAGCTGCTGTCTGTTCTCTGAATTAATCCCGCAGGCGTGTATACGTAAGCCGCGTGGCCCATCCTTCTTGTTGCCTTGTAAAGAGACTCCGAAGGCCTGCGTCCTAAAAAGGCGCTGACTTTGTCTCCTTAAAACCAACCCGCTGGTGGTTTCGCGCTTGCGTGTCCCTGCGCCGAGCAGtttgctgccccctcccccgccccgcccgcagCGCCTCGTCCCAGGAGGAGGTTAACTAGCCCCTACGACGCCCCCGCCCCTCCAGGCCGCCTTAACTCGGACCTTGGAGGGAAGCGGTTCTAAACGCCGGTCTCCGCGTCTCTCTCTGCAGATCAGAGCCCACCCGCACTTCGGGGACCTGTGCCAGAGGACCACGGCCGCGTCCTGCTGCCCCAGCTGGACGCTGGGGAACTACGTCGCCATCCTCAACAACCGGTCGTCCTGCCAGAAGATCGTCGAGCGAGACGTCGCCCACACCCTGAAGCTGCTGCGGGCCTGCGCCAGGCACTACCACAACGGCTCGCTCGGGCCCGACTGCTGGGACGCGGCGGCCAGGAGGAAGGGCCAGCTCAAGTGCACGGGCGTGCCGCGCAAGTGCACCAAGTACAACGCCGTGTACCAGATCCTGCACTACCTGGTGGACAAAGACTTCGTGGCCCCAAAGGCCGCCGACCCCGCCGCGCCCGCGCTGAGGTACAGCATGCTCTTCTCCCCCACGGAGAAAGGGGAGAGCATGATGGACATCTACCTGGACAACTTCGTGGCCTGGAACGGCTCCGACGGCGTCACCAGCGTGGCCGGCATCGAGTTCGGCCTCAAGCACAGCCTGTTCCAGGACCACCTCCTGACGGACACGGCGTACCCGGCCATCGCCGTcctgctggtgctgctggtcATGTGCGCCTACACGCGGTCCCTGTTCATCACCCTCATGACCGTGTTTGCCGTCATCAGCTCCCTGATCGTCTCCTACTTCCTCTACCGCGTGGTGTTCAGCTTCGAGTTCTTCCCGTTCATGAACCTCACCGCGCTCGTCATCCTGGTCGGCATCGGCGCAGACGACGCGTTCGTCCTGTGTGACGTCTGGAGCCACGCCAAGGGCGACAAGCCCCACGCGGGGACGGCGGAGACGGTGGGCGTCACCCTGCAGCACGCAGCGCTGTCCATGTTCGTCACCAGCTTCACCACGGCCGCCGCCTTCTACGCCAACTACGTGAGCAACATCACCGCCATCCGCTGCTTCGGCGTCTACGCGGGCACGGCGGTCCTGGTGAACTACGTGCTGATGGTCACGTGGCTTCCGGCCGTCGTCGTCCTGCACGAGCGGTACCTCCTCAACCTCTTCAGCGGCTTCCGAAAGCCGCAGCAGCAGTACGTCAGCAAGAGCTGCTGGGCGGCGGCTCGCCGGAAGTGCCACCGGCTGCTGTTCGCCGTCTCCGAAGCCTCGCGAGTTTTCTTCGAGAAGGTGTTGCCGTGCGTGGTCATCAAGTTTCGCTACGTCTGGCTGTTCTGGTTCCTGGCCCTGACCGTGGGCGGGGCCTACGTCGTGTGCGTGAACCCCAAGATGAAGCTCCCCTCCCTGGAGCTGAACGAGTTCCAGCTCTTCCGGGCCTCGCACCCCTTCGAGCGCTACGACGCCGAGTACAAGAAGCTCTTCATGTTTGAGCGCGTGCACCGCGGGGAGGAGCTGCACATGCCCATCACGGTGGTCTGGGGCGTGTCCCCGGAGGACAACGGCGACCCCCTGAACCCCAAGAGCAAAGGGAAGCTGGCCCTGGATGGCAGCTTTAACATCGCgagccctgcctcccaggtctGGATCTTGCACTTCTGTCAAAAGCTGAGAAACCAGACTTTCTTTCACCAGACGGATGAGCAGGATTTCACGAGCTGCTTCATCGAGACGTTCAAGCAGTGGATGGAAAACCAGGACTGTGACGAGCCGGCCCTGTACCTCTGCTGCAGGCGCTGGAGTTTCCCCTACAAGCAGGAGATCTTTGAGCTGTGCATCAAGAGGGCCATCATGGAGCTGGAACGGAGCACGGGGTACCACCTGGATAGCAAGACGCCGGGGCCGAGGTTTGACATCAACGACACCATCAGGGCCGTCGTGCTCGAGTTCCAGAGCACCTACCTGTTCACGCTGGCTTACGAGAAGATGCACCAGTTTTACAAGGAGGTGGACGCGTGGATCTCCAGGGAGCTGAGCTCGGCCCCCGAGGGCCTCAGCAACGGCTGGTTTGTCAGCAACCTGGAGTTCTACGACCTGCAGGACAGCCTCTCGGACGGCACCCTCATCGCCATGGGGCTCTCCGTGGCCGTGGCGTTCAGCGTGATGCTGCTCACCACCTTGAACGTCTTCATCAGCCTCTTCGCCATCGTCTCGATCACGGGAACCATATTTGTCACCGTGGGCTCTCTCGTCCTGCTGGGCTGGGAGCTGAACGTCCTGGAGTCGGTGACCATCTCCGTGGCGGTCGGTCTGTCTGTGGACTTCGCCGTCCACTACGGGGTCGCTTACCGCCTGGCCCCGGATGCCGACCGGGAGGGGAAGGTGATCTTCTCCCTGAGTCGCATGGGCTCCGCGATGGCCATGGCCGCCCTGACCACCTTTGTGGCCGGGGCCATGATGATGCCGTCCACGGTTCTGGCATACACCCAGCTGGGCACCTTCATGATGCTCATCATGTGTGTCAGCTGGGCTTTCGCCACCTTCTTCTTCCAGTGCCTGTGCCGCTGCCTTGGGCCCCAGGGCGCCTGCGGTCAGATTCCTTTACCTGGGAGACTCCAGTGTGGCGCCTTCTCCCACGCCGTGTCCACGAGCCCCGGGGACAAGGgacaaagcaaaacacacaccGTGAATGCGTATCATTTAGATCCCAGGGCCCCCAAATCCGAAATGGAGCATGAGTtttatgagttagagcccctgGCGTCCCGCAGCGGCAGCGCCTCCGAGGAGACCCACATCTGCTCCGAGTTTTCCGACGGCCCCGCGAGGAACTTCGGGATGCCGGTGCGTGCCGCGTACAGCAGAGGCCCCGGGGGCGATGGCGGCAGTGTCCCGTTCCCGCCCCCTCTCGAGCAGCACGCCGTGTGTCACTTCTTCTCTCTGAGTCAGACATGCACTTGTCCAGATGCCTACAGACACCTGACGCCTGGCCCACATGCCGGCCAGCAGGCGGGTGACGGGCTGTGTCCCCAGTGCGTTGCCCCCGCCGGCAGCCTCGTGCACGTGCAGAAGGGTGCACACCAGGCCCCCGAAGGCTTCATGTGCACCATCCCGCACGTCCATCACTGTCCCTGCCTGCAGGGCGGAGCGAGGCCGCCGGGACCGCAGAATCCTCTGCCCACGAGCTTTGTCCTGCACCCCGTGCAGCACATTCAGGCCCCAGAGAAGACCCGCACTCACGGTCTCCCGAGCGTGGGGCACGTTCCCCCGACGGTGGGGCCGTCGGCCTGTGTCTGCAGAAGCCCTGGGTCCCCACGAAAAGCGCACTGTGATCCTGAGAACAGCCAAAGGGGGCTTGCTAGGAACAGAGACGTCGGGCACGTGGAGGGCGGTGGAGGGGCCAGGAACCAGGGCTCGGGTCCAGGGGGCCAGACGGACAAGACCGACAGGAACACAGGGCTGTGCTTGTCACAGGATCTGGAACAGTCCGGTCAGAATGAACCACACTTTGTGTTTAACCGTCTAATGGGGGACGCGCAGCCCGGGTCCCGCCCAGAGGGCGACTCTGCAGACAGTGAGGCCAGTGAGCCCCCTGCGTTCACGCACTCGGAACTTTCTGGTGAAAGTTTGTTGATAAAAACACTCTAATAAATGTAGTGCTAAATTCAGAACTGATGCCTTTCAGTTGTTCCTTTGAAATGGAGGTAAAACCCGTAAGTGTGGAAAGGGAGCCCAAAAATGTCAGGAACAAGTTGCACTTTGTCAAAAgtcatggaatatttttatattttttatgagaaACAACAAACTCACATTTCTAAGGAGCGTTGTCTTGATTattggattttatattttcaaacagtACAAAGTTCATAAAGTTTTTTACCTTTATACCCGGCCTGACGAGCGCCTGTCCGAGTCTCTGCCGCCCCGTAGCCGCGAGCCACAAAGCGAGGGTCTGAGGTGCCCGGAAACGCAGGTCTCCCGGCAACAAGGTTCCCCCCAATACCCTGATCTGGGCGTTTGGTTGCCCCGCGTAAATCCTGATTTTATTAGAGCCACCTTGGCTGGGGTCCAGGGACTACACGACAGTGAGGCCTCACTTAAAGATCATGTGCCCGGCGTATTAATGGTGCATTCTGCCCGTCTGCATGAGTAGACTTTCCATGAGGCCAATAACTTGTTTACATCCAAATGGGGGACTTCACACTAGCCACAATGTACGATTGTTCCCTTATTACGCCTGATAacccgggggtgggggctgcgtCCGCATCAGGCCACGTGTCTGGCCCGGAGAGCACATGATAGGGCGCATTTGACTGACGCAGGTAAGACGGACCACGGCCCCTCGAAGCTTTCAGGGTGAGGGGGCTTCTCCCGTGAAGTGCCCCCCTCCCATCTGCCTCCAGCTGGGTCCTCTGAAGAGAGCCCGGGGAGGTGCCTTAAATACTGCGTTCTTTCCCGAAGCTGTATCACTCATTTTCTGGGAATAGTTGTCCAGATCGGCTCTGAACGGTATTCCAGGGCCTGAAAAACGCTGTCGGGAGTCGGAAGGGACCTATGGTTCGCTGTACACGGCACACAGGTCTGTTAAGTAGCTTTCCAGCTCCTTCGTCACTTGCGTGACGAGGGGCTCACTACCGACTCCCATGGCTGCCCCCAGGTCTGGTCCCGTAGCTCTTCTCCCATCTGGTCCTCCTTCTGCTCTCTGAAGTGAGAACAGTCTCTGATCCTTCTGCCGCACGGTGTCCCTAAAGACGTCCTCCACGGACACATCCCTCCACTGCCCCCCGCCAGACACCAGCTGCCCAGTCGTGGCCTCTGCACAGTCTCTGCCACATGTGGGCCCCGGGGCTGCGGGTCCAGCTTTCCACCGCGTCGCCTCATTGCCCTGAACCCTGAGTGTGGTGGGTTCACCTCCGGACTCTGGGCTTTGAGCTATGTTTTCATGAAGGAATTTCTTTAAGAATTTGTTAGCTGGGACtagaaagctttttttaaagtcGTTACTGGGCGGCGAAGGGCCCCTATTTCTAGTTTTGTCTCAACAGAAATTTCATCCACTGTCCAGTGCAGAGAAGAGGTCAAAGTACACGTGGGGAAAAGAGCCCTTTCCCTGGGAAGTGTTTGCACACCGTCCGTTACCACAACACCACATACCTTCAGCTGAGAGCCCACGTTCCCAAATTTGTCCCTGACATTTTCCCTCCGAGCTCACTTCTTAAATCTCAACTTGATTGGAAAGTGCAGTGGGCCGAAAGCACAAAGTTTTTCAGAGAAGAGCTGCATTGATTGAAATAAGCCGCCCGTCATCCGCGTATGTTCCTCTCTCCTGTGAGTCACCGTAAAACGTCCTGCCTCCCGAAACGATATTCTCTAAAGTTGCACTTCGCTGTTGTGATAGTAAGTTTCATCGTGGTACTCTGTGCTGCAGCCATAATCATTCTAAACTTTGAAACTACTGCAACGGGTGATTTGAAGACTAGCGTTACAGGCGGGGTCTTGCAGAAGATTAGGAAGGGGTCCTGATTCACTCGCCTCACATGGAAAccgcctccccacctcccagcagcTGTGACACTTTCTGAATGAGATACAAGCAAGCAATGGCCGAACAcaattgtcttttctctttaataaggagagtcattttagaagaaaaaagttaagtCTCTGTTAAAAACAACATCTGAAGATTCAATTGGACTTTTTTTCATAAGGTTCAGACACAGCCATGAACATAGAAATGTGTTGAAGTCATgaggccatctttttttttttttaatgcagaagaAACTGTAATGTTCAAATACGTTTTATGGATCATGGATCTTTCCAGAATGTTCGCTGGCATTTAGTTGATTTCCAATTTTATAGTAATCTACAATGTCTTTTTGTAAAACAGccactttctttaatgtttggttttgTACACTATGAGGTTTCAGATCtttcttaaatatatgaaaaaaaaggaatgagtatCCATGGTTGATTAGTAGAATCTTGTGCCATTTGTCCTTAACGATGTTTTAACTGCCCAAATTTTGGGGttttcatgaagaaaaacaaaaccaagagagtAACTTGTGTTCTCATAAGGTTTGGAGAGCACAGCGTGTGCACACGGGAGCAGCCGAGCAAATGACCGGGGGCAGCACGGGTCCATCCACGTGAAGGCAGTGGCAGTGGCTTGCTGTCAGGGACGGGCGTCCATGGCACATCAGCTTGGCCCTCCTGAGACCTGGGACGGTTTACGGTTCGGGCAGGGCGGACAGCAAAGCCGTGACCTCTTTCATTCAGAAGGCTCTTCCCTTCCGGCCTGGACTTTCTCCAAGGGCTTTGATCTTGGTAACCTCGAGAGCCGTCAACTTTTAACCTGAGTAAGAAGGTAAGTGGTGGCAGGAGCTCTGTCAGGGGACGTCCAGTGGTGAGCGGCCCCACCCTGTGACTTCGGTGATGAGGGGGCCGCGCTTCCTGTGCTCAGATCAAGCAGAACAGCTAAGCTGCGATGTGTTCTCAGTGGTTTGtactgagggggtggggggcaaactATGGAACATTCTCGTGTGGTTGCAGATCTATCACACGGTCCAGGCGGCGAATGTCAGGCAGGGGACCTTCCCCACCAGACTGACAGACCACACAGCGCTTGCTTGTCTGTCCCAGGGTAAGCGGAGGCTAGAGAAGCAAACTTTGAGACTGAATTCAGTCCCTCCTCTAAATCACTGTGACTTAGAAAACATGTAGGGACAGATCTTGCTCTGGAAACAAAAActgatttttctcatctgtgggTTGATAGCTACAAACCCCGCGGGTTGCAGAGCTCATCCTGAATCTGGAGCCCCTTCGGGCAGGAGGGAAGACCAGTTCTTTGTGTTTTGCTGCCGTATTTGGGTCTGGGAGAATCAGGCGATGGTCCTGAGTGACCACAGGAAACCGCCCTGGTCGTTTGCGTCGGGTCCCTCTGGCACCGGTGCTAACAACTgcctgattctctgtctccctcactagacCGAGTCCTTGAGAGATGGAGCCCCTACGGCAGCTCACAGGAAAAGAGCCTCACTGAAAGCCATGCGCGCAGGGCACGGGGAGGGAGTCCGAGGAGGGGGAGCCCTGCCTTTAGGAAAGCTTCAGTCCGTAAGGAGCAGAGCTGACGcccccaagaaaaagaaatttgcaaaacaGATAACTGAACAAGAAGACATCTGTTCAAGTGGAGACGTGAAGGTGTTGGGACGAGGGTCCAAGTGCCTCGTGAATATTAGGATTGCCTGGGATGAAGGAGCAAGGCCTTAACCAAAGATGGAGGGAAGATTCACCTTCGGAATCTATAAACCAAAGCCGGCGACGCCCTCCCCCCTCAGGGCGGCAGGGACTCGACGAGGCACACTACCTGCACAGGTGCCGCCCCAGCCGTGGTCACTCTGTCCTCTCGGGAGCACGGTCTGCGGGCTGTCAGCTGGCTCTGTGTCACGGACGCCATCTGTGCACGTGCCGGTGTGGTAGCAGGTGCACGTGGTGTGGAGAACGTGCGCACACGGTGTCTCCAGTGTGGGTATTTCAGCAAACACTTCAAAGTAACAAAGACTTTATCCCTCTCCAGTCAGTCTCCCTGTGTTTTCAGTAAGCTGCATTTGCTTGTGTTCTAGAAGTTGCATCAATGGTTTCATCCACTATACTCTTGGGGTCACCTGTACGTGatcctcatttaattttttaaaaatttttatttctttcattttggagagagagtgagcaagggaggggggcagaggaaaagagagagagaatcccaagcaggctccacactgtcagcacggagcctgacacggggctcaaccccatgaccctaggatcatgccccgagccaactgactgagccccccaggcgcccctgtgctccTCACTTAAATTACATGACCTGTACCGTGAGAGGTCTGCCAGGTGCAGATTGGGTGATGAGTGGTGGACGTAAGCTGGGCGGaaatctctgttcacagatgatgAAATCAAGGTTGAGGGACTTAACCTGGTCACTCAGTTGACCGGTGCCAAGCTAGGAGCCCAGAGTTTTTTCTATGACAtaaaccccccaaaataaagtcATTAGAAACATGGTTAATGATCCCTTGATATTGTGTGGAGTTTAGCAGTCTAGGATGCCTCATGACACAATTACATATTAGCGTGTTAATCTTTGTTTAGTTCTTAGTCAAGGTAGATGCACAGTTTTCTAGTTTCCTATGTGCTATTTACATATATGGGCACTGCTGCATGATGTATGTGTGTCGTATTCATTCTGAGGGCCTCAGGATGCCCAGGGATTGAAAAGCAACATCCATGACCCACAGTGGTTTTTCTGCAATGATCTGAACTGAAGATGAATCTTTCAGAAAATGGACACGATTTccagaatatacattttattttttaaatctccatggggcacccgggtggctcagtcagttgagtatccgactctggctcaggttatgatcttgctgttcgtgagttcaagccccacatcagacactgtgctgacagctcagagcctggagcctgcttccgattctgtgtctccctctctctctgcccctcccctgctcatgctctctctctctctctctctctctctctctctctctctcaaaaataaacattaaaatttttttaatctcctaaTGTAGAGTTTTCACTAATGCAGACTGACTGTCCCTTGATTGATCTGCCATCCACGTGTGGATTCACTTATTTATGCAGCAGACACTGCTGAGCTTGGCCCTGAACCATCTGCAGGTGGAGGTGCCTTGCCTCCCAAGAGCCCAGAGTAGTTAGATCATCACAAAGGACAAATGACTACCTGCAAGAAAACCAGTTTTACATCTACAACAGACAAGGGATTAGTACCTCTACCATACAAATCTAAAAGAAAAGGTCACCCAGTCAGAAAATGGGCAAATGGCATGAACAGGCACTCTGCAGAAGGAGTACAGGGCAATCTACCCACTAGGTGACATGCCATCTTAACCTAACAGATGGGCCAGAACTGAAGACTGAGGACAATGAGGGAAAGAGGCACTGTTTTGGATGAGTGAAAATCAATACAATATGTCAAAATGGCAGTTTTAACAACACGGTGAATGTTTATAGTCTGTGATACAAGAGTCCCGTTTTAGGACCCATTCCTCTGGAAATGCCAGTGAGAGAGAGTCGGACACATGTGTGGGGATGTTGGTGACAAGAACTTGAAAATAACCTGATGTTTGCCAGTGGACCCATGGTTCAGTAACACTATGGGATACTGTGTGTCACCCTTAACATAGTGATGCAGGTATTTATAAGCTGACCTGGGAAGATACCCATGGTTTCCTgttaagtgggggaaaaaaagagtttcgaataaaatatttacagtgatACACATGAAACTTGTAGCAGAGGCTCCCTGTGGGTAGTGGAGTCCAGTGAGGGACTGATTACCAAACAAGGGAGTGATTTTACATTACTTACATAATTGCCCAATGTGCCTGGAATATAGgtggtttttactttatttgttttaaatattgtttaaattatttaaataataatttagcaGTTTAGCAGAAACTAAATCGTTTAGCACAGTTTAGCAGAAAGGCTCTACTCGAggtggaagagaggaagggaaggggtgaggaaTCCTAAGTGTTGATGTCCGCCCATGTGGCCCTGTTTCACCCACCAGTCATCCAACCCTTAACAACTGTTGAAGTCGGCAGCGTGACCTGACTTTATAGTGTGCAAACTGAAGGCAAGAAAGATTGGGAAATGCAGCAGCAGAGCCGGGGCGTCCCTCGGGGTCCCAGATCCAGTGCACCTATCTGGGTAGGTGTTGGGGGCAGCAgctgaggaaaacaaaagcaagagttCGGGGCCATTAACAGCTGAGAATCGTTACTCGATACAGAAAGGCTGCAAAAAAGTGACAGAACCAACAAGTCACAACAAAATCAAAATCCTTTGTTCTACAGACTTCTTCGGATGCCCTAAACTGAAAGGTTGAACAGGGGCTTCTGCAGAACCAGGAAATGCAGACGTGAGCCTTGAAAGGGGAATCTGTGTGAGCCGGGCTTTGTCCAAACTTAACAGCCTGTTAGCATAGTTAGAAAACTTCTCACCGTGGTGAACCTGCTTTCCCGCCATCACACCCAGAAGCCCTGCTTACCTTGAGGCTGCCGGCACCAGCTCTGCCAGCCCCGTGGACCCACGTCCGACTCGGGGTGAAGGTTGTCATGCCAGCAGGGACGGGCCCACGCAGCTGCTCCTGGGTGTGAGGACGCCAGGAGCTCCTGTACCAGAGTGACTCCAGTGAGGCGCTGAGTTGTTCTGGAAGCTCAGAGCCC
Coding sequences within it:
- the DISP1 gene encoding protein dispatched homolog 1 isoform X2, whose translation is MQMNKPRATGTTGGPMITMNERKERSTGTSTGTAFSATFRVSGLAGDRYSRVVFTAAGGETLWSLPAIKSMCNIDNARIRAHPHFGDLCQRTTAASCCPSWTLGNYVAILNNRSSCQKIVERDVAHTLKLLRACARHYHNGSLGPDCWDAAARRKGQLKCTGVPRKCTKYNAVYQILHYLVDKDFVAPKAADPAAPALRYSMLFSPTEKGESMMDIYLDNFVAWNGSDGVTSVAGIEFGLKHSLFQDHLLTDTAYPAIAVLLVLLVMCAYTRSLFITLMTVFAVISSLIVSYFLYRVVFSFEFFPFMNLTALVILVGIGADDAFVLCDVWSHAKGDKPHAGTAETVGVTLQHAALSMFVTSFTTAAAFYANYVSNITAIRCFGVYAGTAVLVNYVLMVTWLPAVVVLHERYLLNLFSGFRKPQQQYVSKSCWAAARRKCHRLLFAVSEASRVFFEKVLPCVVIKFRYVWLFWFLALTVGGAYVVCVNPKMKLPSLELNEFQLFRASHPFERYDAEYKKLFMFERVHRGEELHMPITVVWGVSPEDNGDPLNPKSKGKLALDGSFNIASPASQVWILHFCQKLRNQTFFHQTDEQDFTSCFIETFKQWMENQDCDEPALYLCCRRWSFPYKQEIFELCIKRAIMELERSTGYHLDSKTPGPRFDINDTIRAVVLEFQSTYLFTLAYEKMHQFYKEVDAWISRELSSAPEGLSNGWFVSNLEFYDLQDSLSDGTLIAMGLSVAVAFSVMLLTTLNVFISLFAIVSITGTIFVTVGSLVLLGWELNVLESVTISVAVGLSVDFAVHYGVAYRLAPDADREGKVIFSLSRMGSAMAMAALTTFVAGAMMMPSTVLAYTQLGTFMMLIMCVSWAFATFFFQCLCRCLGPQGACGQIPLPGRLQCGAFSHAVSTSPGDKGQSKTHTVNAYHLDPRAPKSEMEHEFYELEPLASRSGSASEETHICSEFSDGPARNFGMPVRAAYSRGPGGDGGSVPFPPPLEQHAVCHFFSLSQTCTCPDAYRHLTPGPHAGQQAGDGLCPQCVAPAGSLVHVQKGAHQAPEGFMCTIPHVHHCPCLQGGARPPGPQNPLPTSFVLHPVQHIQAPEKTRTHGLPSVGHVPPTVGPSACVCRSPGSPRKAHCDPENSQRGLARNRDVGHVEGGGGARNQGSGPGGQTDKTDRNTGLCLSQDLEQSGQNEPHFVFNRLMGDAQPGSRPEGDSADSEASEPPAFTHSELSGESLLIKTL
- the DISP1 gene encoding protein dispatched homolog 1 isoform X1, with protein sequence MAVSSGNRDVVLLSSGGPGALTTCNGDLAAHQLSAEAPGTKVCVNGCPRVNGSAKSSRLAADVPQRAPAMCRCPAHPPCPPPATPEPQPDPGLGPCCPRLHSDFPAPPCLHRTPAYQPACRLQPACFCPHRPWPGHFPHQPGPQHTASVRPCRPFKLPKSYASLIADWPVVVLGMCTAFIVVCALVGVLVPELPDFSDPLLGFEPRGTTIGQRLVTWNNMVKNTGYKATLANYPFKYADEQAKSHRDDRWSDDHYEREKREVDWDFHRDSFFCDVPSDRYSRVVFTAAGGETLWSLPAIKSMCNIDNARIRAHPHFGDLCQRTTAASCCPSWTLGNYVAILNNRSSCQKIVERDVAHTLKLLRACARHYHNGSLGPDCWDAAARRKGQLKCTGVPRKCTKYNAVYQILHYLVDKDFVAPKAADPAAPALRYSMLFSPTEKGESMMDIYLDNFVAWNGSDGVTSVAGIEFGLKHSLFQDHLLTDTAYPAIAVLLVLLVMCAYTRSLFITLMTVFAVISSLIVSYFLYRVVFSFEFFPFMNLTALVILVGIGADDAFVLCDVWSHAKGDKPHAGTAETVGVTLQHAALSMFVTSFTTAAAFYANYVSNITAIRCFGVYAGTAVLVNYVLMVTWLPAVVVLHERYLLNLFSGFRKPQQQYVSKSCWAAARRKCHRLLFAVSEASRVFFEKVLPCVVIKFRYVWLFWFLALTVGGAYVVCVNPKMKLPSLELNEFQLFRASHPFERYDAEYKKLFMFERVHRGEELHMPITVVWGVSPEDNGDPLNPKSKGKLALDGSFNIASPASQVWILHFCQKLRNQTFFHQTDEQDFTSCFIETFKQWMENQDCDEPALYLCCRRWSFPYKQEIFELCIKRAIMELERSTGYHLDSKTPGPRFDINDTIRAVVLEFQSTYLFTLAYEKMHQFYKEVDAWISRELSSAPEGLSNGWFVSNLEFYDLQDSLSDGTLIAMGLSVAVAFSVMLLTTLNVFISLFAIVSITGTIFVTVGSLVLLGWELNVLESVTISVAVGLSVDFAVHYGVAYRLAPDADREGKVIFSLSRMGSAMAMAALTTFVAGAMMMPSTVLAYTQLGTFMMLIMCVSWAFATFFFQCLCRCLGPQGACGQIPLPGRLQCGAFSHAVSTSPGDKGQSKTHTVNAYHLDPRAPKSEMEHEFYELEPLASRSGSASEETHICSEFSDGPARNFGMPVRAAYSRGPGGDGGSVPFPPPLEQHAVCHFFSLSQTCTCPDAYRHLTPGPHAGQQAGDGLCPQCVAPAGSLVHVQKGAHQAPEGFMCTIPHVHHCPCLQGGARPPGPQNPLPTSFVLHPVQHIQAPEKTRTHGLPSVGHVPPTVGPSACVCRSPGSPRKAHCDPENSQRGLARNRDVGHVEGGGGARNQGSGPGGQTDKTDRNTGLCLSQDLEQSGQNEPHFVFNRLMGDAQPGSRPEGDSADSEASEPPAFTHSELSGESLLIKTL